The genomic window CGCCCACTCGTCTGCAACGGAATCTCGATACAGCTTTGTCGGCACATCTCCCACGAGGTGTGCCGGTAGAACGTGAAGCTCGCGCGGGAGGTTAGGGAGCCGGCGTTCGCGGCGGGGTCGGGATCATCGCGGTACCGACGGCAACTCCCCGGCTTCCAGGCGCGCGATCAGGTCCAGCAGCCCCGCCGCCTCCCACCAGCGGTTTCGCTTGCCCGTCGACAGCGGCAGTAGAACCCCGGCGGCGACCAACTGCTCAATCGCCTCGTACACGCGGCTCTTGGCGCGGCCGGTGACCGCGGTGGCCACCGGCGCCGAAATCATCGGGTGGCCGGGCAGCAGGTCGATGATCGTCCAGGCCGCCGCGTTTGCACGTGGGGCACTCGGGGTCCCGCGCAACTGCTCCCGCCAGCGCGCCTGGAGATCCCCCACTGCGCCGATGTACGCGCGCGCCAACCGAGCGGCACGCAAGACCGCCGCGGCGAAGTATTCGACCCACTCGGCAATGCCATCGCCGCGAAAGCGCGTGAGCCCGGCGATGTAGCGGCCCTTCGCGCCCGCGAACACCACGCTCACCGGCGGAAGGAACCGCGGGGCAAGCCCTCGCCGGCGCAGCACGACGTGCACCAGCGCGCGCCCGGTGCGCCCATTACCATCGTCGAACGGGTGGATGGTCTCGAATTGGGCGTGGACCAACGCGGCCTGCACGAGCGGCGAGAGAAGATCGTCGTTCACCGCGCGGCAGAGATCCGTGAGCAGACGGTCCACGTCCTCCACCGGGGGCGGGACGAAGTCGGCGCCGCATGGGTTGTAGTCGTTCCCGCCGATCCAGTTCTGCCCCGTGCGCAGACGCCCTGCAATGTGCCGGTGGGTCGCGCGCTCGAGAAGCCGGCGGTGAATCGCCAGGATCTCCTGCCGGCGAAACCGCTTCGTCTCGGCCGCGTGCTCCACGGCGAGCACCATCGCGTCGATATTCGCCAGCACGTCGATCGCGGTC from Gemmatimonadaceae bacterium includes these protein-coding regions:
- a CDS encoding Fic family protein; amino-acid sequence: MPGRFASKIWKFDPTLEAPAAYRRACRYDAFIPDDLSSLDLRMDARLAGLVSEAEDAIRQLNHEGGTALGPLARLLLRTESIASSKVEGMQLGVRELARAEARAESGIAPGPTAIDVLANIDAMVLAVEHAAETKRFRRQEILAIHRRLLERATHRHIAGRLRTGQNWIGGNDYNPCGADFVPPPVEDVDRLLTDLCRAVNDDLLSPLVQAALVHAQFETIHPFDDGNGRTGRALVHVVLRRRGLAPRFLPPVSVVFAGAKGRYIAGLTRFRGDGIAEWVEYFAAAVLRAARLARAYIGAVGDLQARWREQLRGTPSAPRANAAAWTIIDLLPGHPMISAPVATAVTGRAKSRVYEAIEQLVAAGVLLPLSTGKRNRWWEAAGLLDLIARLEAGELPSVPR